A window of the Streptomyces sp. JB150 genome harbors these coding sequences:
- a CDS encoding type II toxin-antitoxin system Phd/YefM family antitoxin: MDAYPLVEARNQLGQLVGRVRHGQEHIVITEYGKPAAALIPISELEELQRLRDEADIAEARAREASPGGPSMSHDEFMTQMEKEDRREAAS; this comes from the coding sequence ATGGACGCGTATCCGCTCGTGGAAGCCCGCAACCAGCTCGGTCAACTGGTCGGCAGGGTCCGGCACGGCCAGGAGCACATCGTGATCACGGAGTACGGCAAGCCCGCAGCCGCGCTCATCCCGATAAGCGAGCTGGAGGAGCTTCAGCGGCTCCGGGACGAGGCCGACATCGCTGAAGCGCGGGCCCGAGAGGCGAGCCCGGGCGGCCCGTCGATGTCCCACGACGAGTTCATGACCCAGATGGAGAAAGAGGACCGGCGGGAGGCCGCTTCGTGA
- a CDS encoding DUF4031 domain-containing protein yields the protein MTVYIDPPSWPGHGRFWSHLVSDASYDELHAFAARLGVPRRAFDRDHYDIPAHRYADAVRAGAVEVTSREVVRLLHGAGLRRRKRSSGAAGQPRNS from the coding sequence GTGACGGTGTACATCGACCCGCCGTCCTGGCCGGGCCACGGCCGGTTCTGGTCCCACCTGGTCAGCGACGCCTCGTACGACGAACTGCACGCCTTCGCCGCCCGCCTCGGCGTGCCCCGCCGCGCCTTCGACCGCGACCACTACGACATCCCCGCGCACCGCTATGCCGACGCGGTCCGCGCCGGCGCCGTCGAGGTGACCTCGCGCGAGGTGGTGCGGCTGCTGCACGGCGCCGGACTGCGCCGCCGCAAGCGGTCCTCGGGGGCCGCCGGTCAGCCCCGCAACTCGTAG
- the murQ gene encoding N-acetylmuramic acid 6-phosphate etherase encodes MTSASDARDLQAQLEQLTTEAFRPDLAEIDRLSTLEIATLMNGEDAGVPGAVARELPRIAAAVDAVADRMARGGRLVYAGAGTAGRLGVLDASECPPTFNTDPAQVVGLIAGGPQAMVTSVEGAEDSADLARADLDALDLGPDDTVVGVSASGRTPYALGAVEHARKLGALTIGLACNPDSALAAAADHGIEIVTGPELITGSTRLKAGTAQKLVLNMISTITMIRLGKTYGNLMVDVRASNDKLRARSRRIVALATGADDTEIDRALTEANGEVKDAILTLLAGVDGPTAARLLTEHRGHLRAALAAARA; translated from the coding sequence ATGACCTCCGCATCCGACGCCCGTGACCTGCAAGCCCAGCTGGAGCAGCTGACCACCGAGGCCTTCCGGCCCGACCTCGCCGAGATCGACCGGCTCTCCACGCTGGAGATCGCGACGCTGATGAACGGGGAGGACGCCGGGGTGCCGGGCGCGGTCGCGCGGGAACTGCCGCGGATCGCCGCCGCCGTGGACGCCGTCGCCGACCGCATGGCCCGCGGCGGCCGGCTCGTCTACGCCGGTGCCGGGACCGCCGGGCGGCTCGGCGTGCTGGACGCCTCCGAGTGCCCGCCCACCTTCAACACCGACCCCGCTCAGGTCGTCGGCCTGATCGCGGGCGGCCCGCAGGCCATGGTGACCTCGGTCGAGGGCGCGGAGGACTCGGCGGACCTGGCCCGCGCGGACCTCGACGCGCTGGACCTCGGCCCGGACGACACGGTCGTCGGCGTCTCCGCCTCCGGCCGCACCCCGTACGCCCTCGGCGCCGTCGAACACGCCCGCAAGCTCGGCGCGTTGACGATCGGCCTCGCCTGCAACCCGGACAGCGCGCTGGCCGCCGCCGCGGACCACGGCATCGAGATCGTCACCGGCCCCGAGCTGATCACCGGCTCGACCCGGCTGAAGGCGGGCACGGCCCAGAAGCTCGTCCTCAACATGATCTCGACGATCACCATGATCCGCCTGGGCAAGACCTACGGGAACCTCATGGTCGACGTCCGCGCCTCCAACGACAAGCTGCGCGCCCGCTCCCGCCGCATCGTCGCCCTCGCCACCGGGGCGGACGACACGGAGATCGACCGCGCGCTGACCGAGGCGAACGGCGAGGTGAAGGACGCGATCCTGACCCTTCTCGCGGGCGTCGACGGGCCCACGGCGGCCCGCCTGCTCACCGAGCACCGGGGCCACCTGCGGGCAGCGCTGGCGGCGGCACGGGCGTAG
- a CDS encoding GNAT family N-acetyltransferase has product MTDVGGQRAAEAVERAVADAARVLRAAARRDWDGTRAGSLEWSCRRAAEHLAGALLAYAGQLAGRGRHTDRYAPLGPAVDEGADPAGLLDVLETTGTLLAMAVRTTPPRARAFHPFPFGSANREGFAAMGVTETLLHTYDIAEGFGLAYEPDGRLAEFALTRIFPEVRPGPAPWPTLLWATGRGGLHGREPVTEWMWTNSLVIPAGRLTLEGVTPAAAADLATGGDGGFDWVEGGPYEGTREAAAMTLKAYETGVHRPEFGLFVLVREEDARAVGGMGFHGPPDEDGRTEIGYDLATSARGRGYATEALRALSEWALARTDVRSLFATVEPANLPSQRVVARAGFRRVAAEDELFAYELRG; this is encoded by the coding sequence ATGACTGACGTGGGCGGACAGCGGGCGGCCGAGGCCGTCGAGCGGGCGGTGGCGGACGCGGCGCGGGTGCTGCGGGCGGCGGCACGGCGGGACTGGGACGGCACGCGGGCGGGCTCCCTGGAGTGGAGCTGCCGCCGCGCGGCGGAGCACCTGGCGGGTGCGCTGCTCGCGTACGCCGGCCAACTGGCGGGCCGGGGACGGCACACGGACCGTTACGCGCCCCTGGGTCCGGCCGTCGACGAGGGCGCGGACCCGGCCGGGCTCCTGGACGTCCTGGAGACCACCGGCACCCTGCTCGCGATGGCCGTGCGCACCACCCCGCCCCGCGCCCGCGCCTTCCACCCGTTCCCGTTCGGCAGCGCGAACCGCGAGGGTTTCGCCGCGATGGGCGTGACCGAGACGCTGCTCCACACGTATGACATCGCCGAGGGCTTCGGGCTGGCGTACGAACCGGACGGCCGGCTCGCCGAGTTCGCCCTCACCCGGATCTTCCCGGAGGTCCGGCCGGGCCCCGCGCCCTGGCCGACCCTGCTGTGGGCCACCGGCCGCGGCGGCCTGCACGGGCGGGAGCCGGTCACCGAGTGGATGTGGACCAACAGCCTCGTCATCCCCGCCGGGCGCCTCACCCTGGAGGGTGTCACCCCGGCGGCGGCAGCGGATCTCGCGACCGGCGGCGACGGCGGGTTCGACTGGGTCGAGGGCGGGCCGTACGAGGGCACGCGGGAGGCCGCCGCGATGACCCTGAAGGCGTACGAGACCGGGGTGCACCGGCCCGAGTTCGGGCTGTTCGTGCTGGTCCGCGAGGAGGACGCGCGGGCGGTCGGCGGGATGGGTTTCCACGGCCCGCCGGACGAGGACGGCCGCACGGAGATCGGCTACGACCTCGCCACCTCCGCGCGCGGCCGGGGCTACGCCACCGAGGCGCTGCGCGCGCTGTCCGAGTGGGCGCTGGCCAGGACGGACGTACGGTCGCTGTTCGCGACGGTGGAGCCGGCGAACCTGCCGTCGCAGCGGGTCGTGGCGCGGGCCGGGTTCCGGCGGGTCGCGGCGGAGGACGAGCTGTTCGCCTACGAGTTGCGGGGCTGA
- a CDS encoding MurR/RpiR family transcriptional regulator: MVTREVKETFGGGPGATPPAPSALAAKVRTLAPSMTRSMQRVAEAVASDPARCAALTVTGLAELTGTSEATVVRTARLLGYPGYRDLRLALAGLAAQQQSGRAPAITTDIAVDDPLADVVAKLAYDEQQTLADTAANLDTVQLGAAVGALAAARRVDVYGVGASGLVAQDLTQKLLRIGLIAHAHSDPHLAVTNAVQLRSGDVALAITHSGSTGDVIEPLRVAFERGATTVAITGRANSPVAQYADHVLTTSIARETELRPAAMSSRTSQLLVVDCLFVGVAQRTYDTAAPALSASYEALAHRHRR, from the coding sequence ATGGTGACCAGGGAAGTGAAGGAAACTTTCGGCGGCGGGCCCGGCGCGACGCCGCCCGCGCCCAGCGCGCTCGCCGCCAAGGTGCGCACCCTCGCCCCCTCCATGACCCGCTCGATGCAGCGCGTCGCCGAGGCCGTCGCGAGCGACCCGGCCCGCTGCGCCGCCCTCACGGTCACCGGACTGGCCGAACTCACCGGCACCAGCGAGGCCACCGTCGTGCGCACCGCCCGCCTGCTCGGCTACCCGGGCTACCGCGACCTGCGCCTGGCCCTGGCCGGTCTCGCCGCCCAGCAGCAGTCCGGTCGCGCGCCCGCCATCACCACCGACATCGCGGTGGACGACCCCCTCGCGGACGTGGTGGCGAAGCTCGCCTACGACGAGCAGCAGACCCTCGCCGACACGGCCGCCAACCTGGACACCGTCCAGCTCGGCGCGGCCGTCGGCGCGCTCGCCGCGGCCCGCCGCGTCGACGTGTACGGCGTCGGCGCGTCCGGCCTGGTCGCCCAGGACCTCACCCAGAAGCTGCTGCGCATAGGGCTGATAGCGCACGCGCACAGCGATCCGCACCTCGCCGTCACCAACGCGGTCCAGCTCCGCTCCGGCGACGTCGCGCTGGCGATCACCCACTCCGGCTCGACGGGCGACGTCATCGAGCCGCTGCGCGTCGCCTTCGAGCGCGGCGCGACCACCGTCGCGATCACCGGACGGGCCAACTCGCCGGTGGCGCAGTACGCCGACCACGTGCTGACCACGTCCATCGCCCGCGAGACGGAGCTGCGCCCGGCGGCCATGTCGTCCCGCACGAGCCAGCTGCTCGTGGTGGACTGCCTGTTCGTCGGGGTGGCCCAGCGGACGTACGACACGGCGGCCCCGGCCCTGTCGGCGTCCTACGAGGCGCTGGCGCACCGGCACCGCAGATGA
- a CDS encoding NADH:flavin oxidoreductase, producing the protein MTVTADTPAARAAQILARPVTINELTVRNRIVMAPMTRQFSPGGVPGADVVSYYARRAAAGVGLIVTEGTYVGHPSAGESDRVPRFHGEEQLAGWAKVAEEVHAAGGRIVPQLWHIGMVRKAGQPPFPEAPAVGPSGLRLDGTEGTGEAMTQRDIDDVIGAFAEAAAAAERIGFDGVELHGAHGYLIDQFLWAGTNRRTDAYGGDPVARSRFAAEIVAAVRETVSPGFPVIFRFSQWKQDAYDARLAETPEELEAILTPLAAAGVDAFHASTRRYWLPEFEDSDLNLAGWTKKLTGKQTITVGSVGLDGDFIRAFAGEGAPVGSLDNLLDRLERDEFDLVAVGRALLQDPLWAQKVLAGRFDELAPYDAAALRTLS; encoded by the coding sequence GTGACCGTCACCGCCGACACCCCGGCCGCCCGTGCCGCGCAGATCCTCGCCCGCCCCGTCACGATCAACGAGCTGACCGTCCGCAACCGGATCGTCATGGCGCCGATGACCCGCCAGTTCTCGCCGGGCGGCGTCCCCGGCGCGGACGTCGTCTCCTACTACGCCCGCCGGGCCGCCGCGGGCGTCGGACTCATCGTCACCGAGGGCACCTACGTCGGCCACCCCTCGGCCGGCGAGAGCGACCGGGTCCCGCGCTTCCACGGCGAGGAGCAGCTGGCCGGGTGGGCGAAGGTCGCCGAGGAGGTCCACGCGGCGGGCGGGAGGATCGTGCCGCAGCTGTGGCACATCGGCATGGTCCGCAAGGCGGGGCAGCCGCCGTTCCCCGAGGCGCCCGCCGTCGGCCCCTCCGGGCTGCGTCTGGACGGCACCGAGGGCACCGGCGAGGCGATGACCCAGCGGGACATCGACGACGTCATCGGCGCGTTCGCCGAGGCCGCTGCCGCCGCGGAGCGCATCGGCTTCGACGGGGTCGAGCTGCACGGCGCGCACGGCTACCTCATCGACCAGTTCCTGTGGGCGGGCACCAACCGCCGCACCGACGCCTACGGCGGCGACCCGGTGGCCCGCAGCCGGTTCGCGGCCGAGATCGTCGCGGCGGTCCGCGAGACCGTCTCGCCCGGCTTCCCGGTGATCTTCCGCTTCTCCCAGTGGAAGCAGGACGCCTACGACGCGCGGCTCGCCGAGACGCCGGAGGAGCTGGAGGCCATCCTCACGCCGCTCGCCGCGGCCGGTGTCGACGCCTTCCACGCGTCCACGCGCCGCTACTGGCTGCCCGAGTTCGAGGACTCCGACCTCAACCTGGCCGGCTGGACCAAGAAGCTCACCGGCAAGCAGACCATCACCGTCGGCTCGGTCGGCCTCGACGGCGACTTCATCCGCGCCTTCGCCGGCGAGGGGGCGCCCGTCGGCAGCCTCGACAACCTCCTCGACCGCCTGGAGCGCGACGAGTTCGACCTGGTCGCCGTGGGCCGCGCCCTGCTCCAGGACCCGCTGTGGGCGCAGAAGGTCCTGGCGGGCCGCTTCGACGAGCTGGCGCCCTACGACGCGGCGGCGCTGCGCACCCTGAGCTGA
- a CDS encoding helix-turn-helix transcriptional regulator: MPGPKDLDPSSSPRALLGAELRHAREKAGLSQEELGQRLFVSGSFIGQLEAGTRRMQPEHARMLDEALGAQGFFQRNCRAVAKSKYVEHFAEAAEAEAQAIAIREYAPLLIPGLLQTPAYARAVNRAYDPTVPEATIDEWVEGRMERIRLLDHPTKPLLWMVLDEAALRRQTGGREVMAEALHHIAGLARRNRVIVQVMPFSAGAHSGMQGALKLMEFEDAPPLVYYEGVRTGRLEDDPATVAQLKFTFDLLAASALSPEKSLALVEALAQDYPHEEHP; encoded by the coding sequence ATGCCGGGACCGAAGGACCTCGACCCGTCGTCGTCCCCCCGCGCCCTCCTGGGCGCGGAACTGCGCCACGCCCGCGAGAAGGCGGGCCTCAGCCAGGAGGAACTGGGCCAGCGGCTGTTCGTGAGCGGATCGTTCATCGGGCAACTGGAGGCGGGGACGCGACGGATGCAGCCTGAACACGCGCGGATGTTGGATGAGGCGCTGGGGGCCCAGGGCTTTTTCCAGCGGAACTGCCGGGCGGTGGCCAAGTCGAAGTACGTCGAGCACTTCGCGGAAGCGGCGGAGGCCGAGGCTCAAGCCATCGCGATCAGGGAGTACGCACCGCTCCTGATCCCGGGACTGCTGCAGACGCCCGCGTACGCACGGGCTGTGAACCGCGCCTACGACCCGACGGTGCCGGAAGCGACCATCGACGAGTGGGTGGAAGGCCGGATGGAGCGGATCCGGCTGCTCGATCATCCAACAAAACCGCTGTTGTGGATGGTGCTGGACGAGGCCGCGTTGCGCCGCCAGACCGGTGGGCGGGAAGTGATGGCGGAGGCGCTGCACCACATCGCCGGCCTGGCCCGCCGCAACCGCGTCATCGTGCAGGTGATGCCGTTCAGCGCGGGCGCGCACTCGGGGATGCAGGGTGCGCTGAAGCTGATGGAGTTCGAGGACGCCCCTCCGCTGGTCTACTACGAGGGCGTGCGCACCGGACGACTGGAGGACGACCCCGCCACGGTCGCCCAGCTCAAGTTCACCTTCGATCTCCTGGCCGCCTCCGCGCTGTCGCCGGAGAAGTCTCTGGCCCTGGTGGAAGCGTTGGCGCAGGATTACCCCCATGAGGAACATCCCTGA
- a CDS encoding DUF397 domain-containing protein, which translates to MRNIPDYDLSAATWHKSSYSGGGGDNCLEVTHDFPTVIPVRDSKTPTGPKLVFRASAWTAFVSGLKRD; encoded by the coding sequence ATGAGGAACATCCCTGACTACGACCTGAGCGCGGCGACTTGGCACAAGTCGAGCTACAGCGGGGGCGGCGGTGACAACTGCCTGGAAGTCACCCACGACTTCCCCACCGTCATTCCCGTCCGCGACTCCAAGACGCCCACCGGCCCGAAGCTCGTGTTCCGAGCCTCGGCGTGGACGGCGTTCGTCAGCGGGCTGAAGCGGGACTGA